A window of the Agrococcus jejuensis genome harbors these coding sequences:
- the pheA gene encoding prephenate dehydratase — protein MTRYSYLGPAGTFTERALLQVPGADVADRAPVANVAEALRDVTEGRSDAAMIAVENSLEGVVTAAQDALATTPGLRILSEHLVPVSFVLVAPQGQALEEARVVVAHPVAYGQCLQWLGEHLPSHQHIPASSNVTAALDLQPGQVALSTPSITDHVDVAVLARDVIDNPNAVTRFALVGRPGPLPARTGADKTSVIAELPSDAPGVLLEMLEQFATRGVNLSLIQSRPIGDRLGRYRFVLDLDGHVTDERVADALMGLKRFSPKVVFLGSYARADAESTDVHERYGDASFVEARDWLRSLLSGEPEA, from the coding sequence GTGACGCGCTACTCGTACCTCGGCCCGGCTGGCACCTTCACGGAGCGTGCGTTGCTGCAGGTGCCCGGCGCCGACGTCGCCGACCGCGCACCCGTCGCCAACGTCGCCGAGGCGCTGCGCGACGTGACCGAGGGGCGGTCGGATGCGGCGATGATCGCCGTCGAGAACTCGCTCGAGGGCGTCGTGACGGCGGCGCAGGACGCGCTCGCGACCACGCCGGGGCTGCGCATCCTGTCGGAGCACCTCGTGCCGGTGTCGTTCGTGCTCGTGGCGCCGCAGGGGCAGGCGCTCGAGGAGGCGCGCGTCGTCGTGGCGCATCCCGTCGCCTACGGCCAGTGCCTGCAGTGGCTCGGCGAGCACCTGCCGAGCCACCAGCACATCCCCGCGTCGTCGAACGTCACGGCGGCGCTCGACCTGCAGCCCGGCCAGGTGGCGCTGTCGACGCCGTCGATCACCGACCACGTCGACGTGGCGGTGCTCGCGCGCGACGTCATCGACAACCCCAACGCCGTCACGCGGTTCGCGCTCGTCGGCCGCCCCGGCCCCCTGCCTGCTCGCACGGGCGCCGACAAGACGTCGGTGATCGCCGAGCTGCCGAGCGACGCCCCCGGCGTGCTGCTCGAGATGCTCGAGCAGTTCGCGACGCGCGGCGTGAACCTGTCGCTCATCCAGTCGCGCCCCATCGGCGACCGCCTCGGCCGCTACCGCTTCGTGCTCGACCTCGACGGCCACGTCACCGACGAGCGCGTCGCCGACGCCCTCATGGGCCTCAAGCGCTTCAGCCCCAAGGTCGTCTTCCTCGGCTCGTACGCGCGAGCGGATGCGGAGTCGACCGACGTGCACGAGCGGTACGGGGATGCGTCGTTCGTCGAGGCGCGCGACTGGCTGCGCAGCCTCCTCTCGGGCGAGCCGGAGGCGTAG
- a CDS encoding NADP-dependent oxidoreductase, which yields MHRTFGGPAVLEIVQEPDPEPGPGEVRVRVHAAALNPVDWKIFTGTAAATSRGLEPPMGVGNDVAGVVDAVGEGVTHLAIGDRVFGSARAKAMQDRTVVDVATEALVRTPDGLDDLRASCLVVAGRTAWAGVDRLALGEGDTVLVNGAAGGVGVLAVQLARLRGARVVGTANPRNHDRLVAYGVDAIPYGDGMLDRLRALGGVDAVFETHGTAGIDAGIALGVPQERMVGIAVKGHAGVEGVPTDLGQTGAALAELAALAADGTLDVPIAGVVGLEDAHDAYRVLMGGHVHGKLVVDLLAR from the coding sequence ATGCATCGCACGTTCGGCGGCCCCGCCGTGCTCGAGATCGTGCAGGAGCCCGATCCCGAGCCCGGCCCCGGCGAGGTGCGCGTGCGCGTGCACGCCGCGGCGCTCAACCCCGTCGACTGGAAGATCTTCACCGGCACGGCCGCCGCGACGAGCCGCGGGCTCGAGCCGCCGATGGGCGTCGGCAACGACGTCGCCGGCGTCGTGGACGCCGTCGGCGAGGGCGTGACCCACCTCGCGATCGGCGACCGCGTGTTCGGCTCGGCGCGTGCGAAGGCCATGCAGGACCGCACGGTGGTCGACGTCGCGACCGAAGCGCTCGTGCGCACGCCCGACGGGCTCGACGACCTGCGCGCCTCCTGCCTCGTCGTCGCCGGTCGCACTGCGTGGGCGGGCGTCGATCGACTCGCGCTCGGCGAGGGCGACACCGTGCTCGTCAACGGCGCCGCGGGCGGCGTCGGCGTGCTCGCCGTGCAGCTCGCGCGCCTGCGCGGCGCTCGCGTCGTCGGCACCGCCAACCCGCGCAACCACGACCGGCTCGTCGCCTACGGCGTCGACGCCATCCCGTACGGCGACGGCATGCTCGACCGGCTCCGAGCGCTCGGCGGCGTCGACGCCGTGTTCGAGACGCACGGCACAGCAGGCATCGACGCCGGCATCGCGCTCGGCGTGCCCCAGGAGCGCATGGTCGGCATCGCCGTGAAGGGCCACGCGGGCGTGGAGGGCGTGCCGACCGACCTCGGCCAGACCGGCGCGGCCCTCGCGGAGCTCGCGGCCCTCGCCGCCGACGGCACGCTCGACGTGCCGATCGCAGGCGTCGTCGGGCTCGAGGATGCGCACGACGCGTACCGCGTGCTCATGGGCGGGCACGTGCACGGCAAGCTCGTGGTCG